Part of the Virgibacillus necropolis genome, GATTTATTGGTGCAGAACTTGCTTCCTCATTTAAAAAGCAGGGAAAAGAAGTGACAATATTAGAGCGCATGCCGTTGCCATTAGCCCACATTCTTGGTGAAGAAATGGGTGAGTACTTCCTTCAGCTACATCAATCTGAGGGTGTACATGTTATTACGGAGGATGCGGTTGTCCAATTTGATGGAACAACTCAAGTTGAAAAAGCTCTGACAGAGAAAGGGCGAATCATTCCGTGCCAGGCTGTTATTGTTGGGATTGGGGTTATACCAAATACATTTTTGTCCGATAAAGAGCTGCATGTTGACCGTGGGTATATTGTAAACGAATTTGGTGAAACATCGTTGCCAAACGTGTATGCTGCAGGGGATTGTGCGATGTGGCCATATCGGGGAGATAATATTCACATAGAGCATTGGGACCATGCAGTTAATCATGGCAAATGTGTTGCAAAAAATCTGCTAGGCGGAGAACCAATTTCCTATACTGCCATTCCTTATTTTTGGTCCGATCAATATGACCATCGTATACAATATTTTGGTCATACAAAGAATTGGGATTCCGCCGTATTACAGGGAAATATGGAAGATAAGCAATTTACGTATTTTTATTTAAATGAAAGTGGCGTAATAGATGCGGCCTTACTTGTTAATCAACCGAAAAATGCACTGGCAGTACGTCGATTGATTAAACAGCAACAATCGGTGGATTCTGATTTATTATCTAATCCGGAGGTGAATTTAAAAAACGTGCATGTACAAGAAAATGAAGATAAAGTGTCTTACTAACTTTTCTATTCCAAAAAGTAGAGTTAAGTAGCATTCACGAGAAAGAACGGTGAATGCTGCTTTGCTGTTTTACGGGTATTGTTCTAAGAAAGTCGTGCTAGTCTGTTTCTCCCTCTCATTTTTGTAATCTTGATTATATAAAAAAAAACCTTTATAGTAATAGAGGAGTTCCACTCAATGATTATAATTAAAGATAAAATTAAGAGGGGGATGGGATGGGATCGCAATTGACAAATAAAGAAATCCAAATGCAGCGGATGTGGCAATATTTTGTGGATGCTACGGTTGAGATTATTGACCAAAAGGGAATTGAGAACGTAACCATACGAGAAATTGCTACTAAGGCAGGATATAATAGTGCTACAATCTATAACTATTTTCAGGAAGTTTCTCACTTAATCTTTTTTGCAGCGCTAAAGTATTTAAATAAATATATTAAAGAGCTTCCAGAGCAGATGGAAAAGGGGGATAACTCTTTAGACAAGTACTTATTGAGCTGGGAAAGTTTTTGTAAACATTCCTTTGAAGAACCTGAGATATATTATGCTATCTTTTTAGCGAATTTAGGCGAAAAACCTGAGGAGCTATTAAAATACTATTATAATGTCTATCAATCCGACTTATTCGGGGATGTTACAGAAGATATAAAGACACTTATTGCAGAATATAACTTGTCAACAAGAAGTAGAAACGCACTGGATAAATCGGTTCAGGAAGGTTTTTTGACAAAGGAAACCGTTGCTGTTATTAATGAACGAACTGTATTAATATGGCAAGGTATGTTAATCACTATATTAAATAATCGCCGTCATCTGAATGCGGAAGAGGCAACAAATAAGACGATGCAGCATATAAAAGAGATTGTAAACAACTATAGATTAGCCAAGTAAGAGGCTTCGTTCATAACTGAAATGCATCCTTGGTCAAGGACACATTTTAAATAATGGACGGGGCTTTTTTAACAGGCAGATGGATCTAAATCCTAATTTCTCTCTTAATATATTGAGAAATTAGGATTTTTTTGGTCATTGTTATGTCTTACCGGATTATGTTTAAAAAGATAACTTCATGGTGGACGGCCTATATAGCTGGTATCTCTTCAACAAATTCGCCTCTATGTGGGAGAATCAAGTATCAAAATAATGTGGAATATAACCATACGATTTTCTGTTTTATCCCTGATGTATTTTGTGTGTTAACTTGATTCTTCAAGAAAAGGCCTTTTTCCCATTATTCATTTACTTTCATCATACACTTATATCAAATAAATTATTGAAGGACTCACTCATGACAGGGTGATTATAAACCTGATCTCTTAAATACGTGTAAGGGGCATCTAAATCCATTGCCAATTTTACCAAATTAATCAATTCGGGCGATTCAGGACCAAATAAGGTTGCACCTAAAATTTTTCCTGTTTTTTTGTCTACCACTGCTTTAAATAGACCACGTAGGTCATCTATCACATGTGCACGAGGGTGGGAAGCGATTGGTAGTGTACCTACAGCGACTTCATATCCTTGTTCTTCTGCCTCTTTCACTGTCAACCCAACCTTGGATAATGGTGGATCAATGAATACTGAATATGGGATATTTTTACGCGTGTTCAAGGACCGTTTTTTCTCCCCAAACAGGTGGTCCATGACAATACGGTAATCATCAAGGGAAATATAAGTAAATTGCATACCTCCTCGAACATCACCAAGTGCCCATACATTCGATACCGTTGTTTCCAAATTATTACCTACCTTGATTGCACCTTCCGCCGTTTGTTCAATTGTCGTATTCTCCAAGCCGAGATTATCCACATTTGGCTTCCGTCCTGTAGCGAGCAGTACTGCATTCGTTCTCAAGATTTCACCATTGGATAGTGATAGTGTGACAGTATCTTTATCTTCTTCTGTTATTTTTTCAGCCTTGCTCTCAAAAATAAATTGGATTCCCTTGATTTCCAATTCCTTCTGTACTTCAGTTGCGATTTCGCGGTCTTCATGAGAAAGAAGCACTGATTCTGGCATTACTACTGTTACTTCCGAACCAAAATTAGTATACATGGAGGCATATTCCAAACCTATATAACCTCCGCCAACGATTGTTAGTTTTTTTGGAAGATCTTTTCGATCGATTAAAGTTGTACTTGTATAGACCTTGTCCGATGAAAGATCTCCTTTCATAGGCGGAATATTACTGGTCGCTTCTGTATTAATGAATATGTGTTCCGCTGTTAACACTTCCTTCTTCCTATCTACTTCTATTTCTACTTCCTTATCCGAGCGAAATTTTGCTTCCGATTCATAAATAGTAACCCGATCATTACTAGCGAGATTTTTGTAATTTTTTTCTCGTAATTTTTCTACTACCCTATCTTTCCGTTCAATCGCGTCTCCATAGGGTATTTCCTCTAACCCATCATGGACAAGTATCTTTGTGGGGATGCATGCGATGTTGATACAGGTTCCACCATACATATTTGGATCCTTTTCAATCATCGCCACGTTCCAGTTTTTATTGGCAAGTTCCCCTGCTACTGTCTTTCCACCTTTTCCAAATCCGATTACTATTGCATCATAAGTTAACATATATATTCCCCTCTCTATATCACACGAATAATTTATTCTGTTTAAAACACAAGAATCCTTAATCTAGATTCTCATTCTTAAATATTATACCCGTCCAGGGTAAATTAAAACTAAATTTGATCTACTAACCTCAATTTGACAATTGGTTTCAAAAAGAGGTGTTACAATTATATTCTTGGAAGAGGATAAGGAGAATGGTCTATTGTTTGTTAATAACAGACGAAAAAAAGAGGCAGTCTCAGGAAACAAGCGAATGCGCTGTTTCTGAGAGAGCCTCTTTTCTTTGATGATTTATTTGACATTTGGTGGTTCTTTCATTTTTCCTGTAACAATATCATCGGTTATATGGACCTGACAGGTTTTTCCATTATTATTAACAAATTTAAACACACCATTGTTAAAGTCTGTCCCGATTTCTTTATAGAAAATACCCTCATAGAGATTTTGCTTCGATCGTGTGAAGCTAAGCCGATAGAAGTCCTCTTTATCCTTCTGCAAGAAACCACGTATCCCTTTCTCGAAGGTAGTATCATCTGTATTACTTTTCAGTGTACGGTCAATTGACACGATATGGATATCAATAAACGTCATGGCGCGTAATAAGACATTGACGAAAGAACCCTTTGTTATTTCTTCCCATCTGTTTTGCGGACTCTGACCAATGATAATTTGTGTAATGTTAAAATTGTGCGCAACTTCTGCGATTGCTCTGACAGAGGAACGTTTCTCGTTATCACGAACAATTAATTCGTCTACATCCAGTTCATCGCAAAGTTCTTTCCAACGCTCAATGTATCCGGACTTTTCTTCATCAAATTCATCGTAAGGGAGTGGGTCAACCGTTAATACGTATAACGGACAATCCATTATATTAGCTAATTTTTGACCACGCCTAATGAGTCGCTCACCGTTTGGACCATAATACACACAAACGAGAATGCTTTCATCCATGCGACCTCTTATCTTTCTCATGACGGCAATTTCACCTCTTTAATTGTTCGTATTCATTTTTTTAGCAGTTAAGAAAGTATAAATCCTTTCTTACTGCATAAGTGCAACTAAGGCTTGGCGATAAGCCAAGTTTTCTAATCTTTTAAACCGTATTATTTTATCATGCTGTGGGGCTTTCGTGAACCCCTTATATGATTTTTGTTTATTTTTACTTGAAGGTATGAGAATTTAAATGTGAAATGTTTTGGCGAGGCCTTGAAGTGTGAAGCGAAGTTTAATTTAGTGTATAATTATAATTGTGAAGTAATATACAATTACAATTATCCACTATATTAATAGAAGTACAAGTTGGATAACTTAAGTGTTGACCCCCGCTTATTATAATAAGCAAAAATCCAGCAGTTCAATCACTCAAGGTTGTTCGCGCCACGTTTTTTCTTTGAATGGCTCTATTATCTCTTTTGCAACCCGATAAGTCAAGAATTGTTGGGGATAATAGGTATAGTCTCACTCAGGCACTTTCTCTTTGTCAATTTTTGTGATAAATAAAGGAGTTTTTTAACTAAATGTTTTTGAAACTCCGGGCAATCTTAATGCTTTTTAAATGGAGGTTTGATTTTGGTATTTGTACTGACGACAATTATTATCCTATGTTTAGCTGTCGCACTTATTCAACTTCGTCATAAAAGAAATCCAACAACGGTACACATCGGCTGGTTTATTTTGCTTGTGCCTGCAACGTTATTTATCCTACTGACTAGTTATATTCCACAGATGGCCAATGGTAAAACACTTTTATTTACGATGAATTGGATTCCATCATATGACATTAATTTCACGTTCTATCTTGACGGGCTCAGTATAATATTTGGACTTATTATAACAGGAATAGGTGCCCTCGTAACGCTTTATTCCATTTATTACTTATCCACAAATGAAGCGCTAGGACGTTTTTATACATATTTACTTATGTTCATGGCGAGCATGCTTGGAGTTGTATTTTCCGATAACATGATGGTGTTGTATGTTTTCTGGGAACTAACAAGTATTTCATCGTTTCTGTTAATTGCTTTCTGGTACCAACGAAAAAAGTCAAGACAGGGAGCGCAAAAGGCGATGCTGATCACGATAACTGGTGGCATGTCAATGCTTGCGGGTTTCCTTATGTTGTATGGCATATCGGGAACATTTAGCATCCGTGAGATCGTTTCCGAAATCGCGCTGTATTCTGATCATGATTTATTTTTGCCAGCAATGCTATTAATTTTACTTGGTGCTTTTACCAAGTCAGCACAATTTCCGTTCCATATTTGGCTACCTGATGCTATGGAAGCCCCAACTCCAGTTAGTGCTTATTTGCATTCAGCAACAATGGTTAAAGCTGGAATCTACTTGGTTGCGCGTTTTACCCCTGTTTTTGGAGGGGAAGAAACATGGTTTTGGCTTGTAAGCGGTGTGGGCATAGTGACTCTATTTTGGGGGTCTTTTCAGGCTGTTCGGCAAACGGACCTTAAGGCGTTGCTTGCCTATTCAACCGTTAGTCAGCTTGGTATGATTATGAGTATGTTCGGGATTGGTTCTGTTGCGCTTCATACTGACTATTCCGGGGAGTCTGTTCTTTATACTCAAGCTGCATTTGCCGCCCTTTTCCACCTTGTTAACCACTCAACCTTTAAAGGAGCCCTTTTCATGGTTGTCGGGATTATTGACCACCGAATGGGAACACGTGATATTCGTAGGCTTGGAGGATTAATGGCATTAATGCCGGTAACCTTTACGATTACATGTATTGGTAGTTTCTCTATGGCAGGTTTACCGCCTTTTAATGGTTTTTTAAGTAAAGAGATGTTTTTTACTGCTGTTTTGAATATCAGCCATTTTGATGTTTTTTCATTGGAAACGTGGGGTATTCTTTTTCCAGTTATTGCTTGGACAGCTAGTGTTTTAACGTTTGTCTACTGCATGATTATTGTGTTCAAGACCTTCTTTGGTCCGTATCAAATGAAAAAATTAGAGCATCCCGTTCATGAAACACCTTCAGGCATGTTAATTGCGCCTGGAACGCTTGCATTATTCGTTATTGGCATATTCTTTTTCCCGAATTTACTTGGTGATTATGTGTTGCACCCAGCAATGAATAGCATTTTTCCTACATTTCCAAGTAGCGAATTGACTGTTCATATTGCTGCTTTTCATGGCTTTAATACGGAATTGTTGATGACGTTTGGAATTGTGATAGTAGGTACCTTGTTGTATGTATTCTTTCGTTACTGGAAAGGGGTTTACAAACTGTTTCCAGAAAAATGGTCATTTAACACATTATATAATTTTATCCTTGACCAACTGGAAAAAACATCAAATACTGTGACAAACCTTTATATGACAGGTTACCTTCGTGACTATATGACGTATATTTATCTTTTCTTTATTATCGCTACAGGTGGCGCACTGATTTATACGAAAACGTTCCTTTTTGAAATTACCGGCAATGCACCGATCACCATATTTGAGTGGATTATTGCAATGGTCATGATGGCTGCAGCGATTGCCATTCTTTTTGCACATTCACGGTTGACCGCAATTTTATTAAATAGTGCTCTCGGTTATGGCATTGCTATGTTCTTCGTTATCCTCCGGGCACCAGATTTGGCTCTTACGCAAACTGTAATTGAAACAGTGACGACAGTGTTATTCCTAGCAGCTTATTATTTCTTGCCTGAATGGAAAAAAGAGAATACAACGCGAAAGATAAAAGGAATTAACCTACTGATTTCGGTTTGCGTCGGGATTGTCTTTACGGTTGTTGCACTTGCTGTTCAAAACGGAAAATTGTTTGGCGCCATTTCAGGGTTCTATGAGAATGCGAAGGAACTTGCTGGAGGGAAAAACATCGTTAATACTATTTTGGGTGACTTCCGGGCGTTTGATACGATGTTAGAGGTTGTTGTACTTCTTATAGCGGGGATTGGTGTATATTCGTTTACCAAGCTGAAGGCTAAAAAGGAGGAGAAACAACTTGAAGATTAATAATGTTATTCTGCATATGGTATCGAAAATTGTCGTATTCATTATCTTGACATTAGCTGTGTATTTGTTTTTTTCAGGTCATAATAGTCCTGGAGGGGGATTTATTGGCGGTCTTGTCTTAGCCTCTGCTTTTGTATTGCTTTTTATTGTTAATGATATTGAAACTGTACAGAAGGGTATTCCATTTGACTTTAAACGGGTCGCAGCTCTTGGGGCGTTTCTTGTCGTCGGAACCGGGTTTGGATCCCTTTTATTTGGGGTTCCGTTTTTAAGCCAGTCTTTTGCTCACTTTGATCTTCCCATTTTTGGCGAAACGGAGCTTACTACTGTCACGATCTTTGAAGCTGGTGTCGCCCTGGTAGTAGTCGGTGTTGTTGTAACAATTATACTAAGTATTAGTGAGGATGTGTGATATTGGAAACGTTAATAACCATCCTATCAGGGGTTTTAGTAACAGTTGCTACCTATTTAATTCTTTCAAAAAGTGTGATGAGAGTCATTTTGGGAACAGCTATTTTATCCCATGCTGCACATTTGCTGATTATGACAATGGGGGGGTTAAAAACGGGTAGTG contains:
- a CDS encoding NAD(P)/FAD-dependent oxidoreductase — its product is MTTTAKPIVIIGAGIAGVHAAETLRNEGYEGRIVLVDRDTQLPYDRPPLSKEFILGELSEADISLRSNESLTALRIELKLGVEIVSIDAKKKIAISSDDEILEWEKLLLTTGSSLRKLQVKGSDLEGIHYLKTLSDAKAIRQKLDGIQQVAIVGAGFIGAELASSFKKQGKEVTILERMPLPLAHILGEEMGEYFLQLHQSEGVHVITEDAVVQFDGTTQVEKALTEKGRIIPCQAVIVGIGVIPNTFLSDKELHVDRGYIVNEFGETSLPNVYAAGDCAMWPYRGDNIHIEHWDHAVNHGKCVAKNLLGGEPISYTAIPYFWSDQYDHRIQYFGHTKNWDSAVLQGNMEDKQFTYFYLNESGVIDAALLVNQPKNALAVRRLIKQQQSVDSDLLSNPEVNLKNVHVQENEDKVSY
- a CDS encoding TetR/AcrR family transcriptional regulator, with product MGSQLTNKEIQMQRMWQYFVDATVEIIDQKGIENVTIREIATKAGYNSATIYNYFQEVSHLIFFAALKYLNKYIKELPEQMEKGDNSLDKYLLSWESFCKHSFEEPEIYYAIFLANLGEKPEELLKYYYNVYQSDLFGDVTEDIKTLIAEYNLSTRSRNALDKSVQEGFLTKETVAVINERTVLIWQGMLITILNNRRHLNAEEATNKTMQHIKEIVNNYRLAK
- a CDS encoding FAD-dependent oxidoreductase, which produces MLTYDAIVIGFGKGGKTVAGELANKNWNVAMIEKDPNMYGGTCINIACIPTKILVHDGLEEIPYGDAIERKDRVVEKLREKNYKNLASNDRVTIYESEAKFRSDKEVEIEVDRKKEVLTAEHIFINTEATSNIPPMKGDLSSDKVYTSTTLIDRKDLPKKLTIVGGGYIGLEYASMYTNFGSEVTVVMPESVLLSHEDREIATEVQKELEIKGIQFIFESKAEKITEEDKDTVTLSLSNGEILRTNAVLLATGRKPNVDNLGLENTTIEQTAEGAIKVGNNLETTVSNVWALGDVRGGMQFTYISLDDYRIVMDHLFGEKKRSLNTRKNIPYSVFIDPPLSKVGLTVKEAEEQGYEVAVGTLPIASHPRAHVIDDLRGLFKAVVDKKTGKILGATLFGPESPELINLVKLAMDLDAPYTYLRDQVYNHPVMSESFNNLFDISV
- a CDS encoding adenine nucleotide alpha hydrolase family protein, producing MRKIRGRMDESILVCVYYGPNGERLIRRGQKLANIMDCPLYVLTVDPLPYDEFDEEKSGYIERWKELCDELDVDELIVRDNEKRSSVRAIAEVAHNFNITQIIIGQSPQNRWEEITKGSFVNVLLRAMTFIDIHIVSIDRTLKSNTDDTTFEKGIRGFLQKDKEDFYRLSFTRSKQNLYEGIFYKEIGTDFNNGVFKFVNNNGKTCQVHITDDIVTGKMKEPPNVK
- a CDS encoding Na+/H+ antiporter subunit A codes for the protein MVFVLTTIIILCLAVALIQLRHKRNPTTVHIGWFILLVPATLFILLTSYIPQMANGKTLLFTMNWIPSYDINFTFYLDGLSIIFGLIITGIGALVTLYSIYYLSTNEALGRFYTYLLMFMASMLGVVFSDNMMVLYVFWELTSISSFLLIAFWYQRKKSRQGAQKAMLITITGGMSMLAGFLMLYGISGTFSIREIVSEIALYSDHDLFLPAMLLILLGAFTKSAQFPFHIWLPDAMEAPTPVSAYLHSATMVKAGIYLVARFTPVFGGEETWFWLVSGVGIVTLFWGSFQAVRQTDLKALLAYSTVSQLGMIMSMFGIGSVALHTDYSGESVLYTQAAFAALFHLVNHSTFKGALFMVVGIIDHRMGTRDIRRLGGLMALMPVTFTITCIGSFSMAGLPPFNGFLSKEMFFTAVLNISHFDVFSLETWGILFPVIAWTASVLTFVYCMIIVFKTFFGPYQMKKLEHPVHETPSGMLIAPGTLALFVIGIFFFPNLLGDYVLHPAMNSIFPTFPSSELTVHIAAFHGFNTELLMTFGIVIVGTLLYVFFRYWKGVYKLFPEKWSFNTLYNFILDQLEKTSNTVTNLYMTGYLRDYMTYIYLFFIIATGGALIYTKTFLFEITGNAPITIFEWIIAMVMMAAAIAILFAHSRLTAILLNSALGYGIAMFFVILRAPDLALTQTVIETVTTVLFLAAYYFLPEWKKENTTRKIKGINLLISVCVGIVFTVVALAVQNGKLFGAISGFYENAKELAGGKNIVNTILGDFRAFDTMLEVVVLLIAGIGVYSFTKLKAKKEEKQLED
- a CDS encoding Na(+)/H(+) antiporter subunit B; this translates as MKINNVILHMVSKIVVFIILTLAVYLFFSGHNSPGGGFIGGLVLASAFVLLFIVNDIETVQKGIPFDFKRVAALGAFLVVGTGFGSLLFGVPFLSQSFAHFDLPIFGETELTTVTIFEAGVALVVVGVVVTIILSISEDV